The sequence AAGTCGACCTCGCGCCAGGAGGGCACGGAGCCCTCCCAGATCCGTTCCCCGCGCCTCGCCGGCGCGAATCCGAGGCCGGTGAGAATGCGTTCGATCTCGCTGTCGGCAACCGTGGTGCCACCGAAGCGCTCGAGCTCGGGGCCCGAGAGCCGCCAGGAAACCGGAGCGGGATGCGTCGCGACGACATCGACGCCAGGCCCCTCGACGGTGCCGCCGGCGATCTCCGCGATGAGCGCAGCGCAGCGCCGCGACGCTTCGTCGCAAATTTCGAAATCGGCGCCGCGCTCGAAACGGTGCGAAGCGTCGGTATGCATACCGAGCCGTTTCGCCCCGATCCGGATGCGGCGGCGGTCGAAGTGCGCGCATTCGAGCAGCACATCGCTCGTGCGTTGCGTCACTTCGGTATCGAGACCGCCCATGATGCCGGCGAGTCCGATGGCGCGCGTCCGATCGGCGATGACCAGAATCTCCAGATCGAGCTCGCGTTCTTTGCCGTCGAGCGTCACCACCTTCTCGCCGGCACGCGCGCGGCGCACGTGGAGCTCGCCGCCGGGAACGGTGGCGAGATCGTAGGCGTGCATCGGCTGGCCGCACTCCCAGAGACAGAAGTTCGTGGCATCGACGACGTTGTTGATCGGCCGCGAGCCGATCGCCTCGAGCCGGCGCACCAGCCAGTCCGGCGACGGTCCGATCTTTACTCCGCGGATCACGCGCGCGACGAAGCGCGGGCAGCCCTCGGAGTCGTCGAGCTGCACCGACGCTCGCGGACCGTTCGGCGAGAGGCTTTCGGTAAACGAAAAAACCGGCTGTCGGAGCGTCGTGCCGCGTTTCACCGCGATCTCACGCGCCAGGCCGAGATGATTCATGCAGTCGGGGCGATTGCTGGTGACTTCGACATCGAGGACGGCATCGCCGTCGAGGAGCTCATGCCCTTCGAGGCTCAGTCCGACCGAGGTCAGATCGTTCGCCAGCTGTTCCACGGCTGCCGGCGAGACCGCCGGCAGCTCCACGTACTCGCCGAGCCAGGCGTAGGAGAACTTCATCCGCGCACCTGGCGCAGCAGGCGCTCGTCGCTCTCGAAGAGCGAGCGGATGTTGGGGATGCCGTACTTGTTCATCGCCACGCGGTCGAGGCCGAGGCCGAAGGCGAAACCGGAGTAGCGGTCGGGATCGATGCCGCAGTTGGCGAGGACCCGCGGGTCGACCATGCCGGCACCGAGGATCTCCATCCAGCCGGTCGAGGAGCAGGTCGCGCAACCCTTGCCTTTGCAGATCTGGCAGGTGATGTCGACCTCGCACGACGGCTCGGTGAACGGGAAGTAGCTCGGGCGGAGGCGCACCCGGGTGTCGGGAGCGAAAAGGCGGGTGATGAACGCCTCGAGCGTCCCCTTGAGGTCGCCCATCGTGATTCCCTCCGCAACGCACAGACCCTCGACCTGATGGAACATCGGCGAGTGCCGGAGGTCGTTGTCGTTGCGATAGACGCGGCCCGGACAGATGACCCGGATGGGGGGCTTGCGTGCCAGCATGGTGCGAATCTGCACTGGCGAAGTGTGCGTGCGCAGGAGCCGCCCGTCCTCGACGAACAGGGTGTCCTGGGCATCGCGGGCCGGATGGTCATCGGGAAAATTGAGCAACGCGAAGTTGTAGCGATCGTCCTCGATCTCCGGACCCTCGGCGACGCTGTATCCCAGAGCCCTGAAGACCGCCTCGATCTCGCGCGAAACCAGCGTGACCGGGTGGAGCGACCCGGTCGCCGGCCGCCGCCCGGGCAGGGTGACATCGACGCGCGTCGCGCGCAGGCGAGCCTCTTCTTCGAGACGCGTGAGATCGGCGTCGCGCGCCGCGAGCGCCGCCTCGATGCGCAGCCGCAGGGCGTTGAAGGCGGCGCCGAAGGCACGCTTGTCGGGCGCCTTCGGCACGAGTGCCTGCAACTCCTTCAGGCGGCCGCTGCGCGCGCCGATCCAGGCCACGCGCAGGGCGTCCCACGCCGCGCGATCCCCCGCCTGGGAGATCGCGGCCTCGGCCTCCGCCGCCAGTCGTTCCAGCTCTTCCGGGGTCGGGACCGGCTCGTTCGTCGCCCCCGGCCCGCTCATGCCGTCAGGCCTTGGCAGGAGCCGGGGAGGCCTGGGGAGCCTGGGAAAGCGCCTGCTTGGCGAGATCGACCAGACCGGCGAAAGCCTTCGGATCCGCGGACGCCGCGAGCTGCGCCAGGACCTTGCGGTCGAGCTCGCATCCGGCAGCCTTCAGGCCCGAGATGAAGTGGTTGTAGGAGAGGCCGTACTGGTGCACGGCGGCGTTGATCCGGACGATCCAGAGCGAGCGGAACTGCCGCTTCTTCTGGCGCCGGTCGCGGGTGGCGAACTTGCCGGCCCGGTCGACCGCCTGCATGGCCATGCGGTAGGCATTGGACTTCGTGCCGTAGAAACCGCTGGAGAGCTTCAGGACCTTCTTGCGCTTGTGGGCGCGCTTGGCACCGCGTTTGACGCGAGGCATCGTTTCCAACCCCGTTTCTCGCCCGGATTCATGGAATCAGGCGGGTAAGGCCGCGAATCCCACGCCCAGATGAGGGGGGCTCGCGGCTTCCGTCGGCCGGGACGGGTCTTTCCCGGCGCGAAGGAAGATGAGACTTCTACGAAATCATTGCGGCGATGGTCTTGCCGAGCGCGCCGCCCTGCACCACTTCGCGCGACAAACGGCGCTTGCGGGTGCGGGACTTCTTGGTGAGAATGTGGCGCTTTCCGGACTGCCCGCGCATCAATTTTCCGTTGGCGGTGAGCTTGAAGCGCTTGGCAGCGCCTCGGTGCGTCTTCTTCTTCTGGGTAGCCACGTCCGACCTCGTTTCTACTGTGGTTTGGCGACGACCGCGGCGACCTCGGGCGTTTCCGGAGCTGCCGGCGCGGGTTCCGTCACCTTCTTGGTACTGGCTGCGGCGGCTGCGGTACCTGCTGCCGCTGCCGGCGCGGGTCTTGTCGCCTTCTTCGCGACGGCCGCTCCCGATACCGGTGCAGCTTCCGTCGTCTTCTTCACACTCTTCTTGCCGGGACCGAAAATCATGTGCATCCGGTTGCCGGCCATCTCCGCGCTACCCTCGGCGGAACCCTGCTCGCCCAGGTCGGCGGTGAATCGCCGCAGGAGCTTCAGGCCCAGCTCCGGCTTCGACATCTCGCGGCCGCGGAACTGCACGGTCGCCTTGACCTTGTCACCCTCGTCGAGGAACCGCACGGCGTTCCTCAGCTTCACGGTGTAGTCGTGGTCGTCGATGTTCGGGCGGAACTTGACCTCTTTGACCTGAATCGTCTTCTGCTTCTTCTTCGAGTCGTGGGTCTTCTTCTTCTGCTGGTAGAGAAACTTCCCGAAGTCCATGATCCGGCAGACGGGCGGGCGGGCCTCCGGAGCTACTTCGACCAGGTCCAGAAACTGTTCCTTGGCCATGCGCAGCGCCTGCTCGGTCGCGATGA is a genomic window of Thermoanaerobaculia bacterium containing:
- the infC gene encoding translation initiation factor IF-3, with product MDKTARTNEGIRVREVRLIDGDGTQVGIIATEQALRMAKEQFLDLVEVAPEARPPVCRIMDFGKFLYQQKKKTHDSKKKQKTIQVKEVKFRPNIDDHDYTVKLRNAVRFLDEGDKVKATVQFRGREMSKPELGLKLLRRFTADLGEQGSAEGSAEMAGNRMHMIFGPGKKSVKKTTEAAPVSGAAVAKKATRPAPAAAAGTAAAAASTKKVTEPAPAAPETPEVAAVVAKPQ
- the rplT gene encoding 50S ribosomal protein L20, translated to MPRVKRGAKRAHKRKKVLKLSSGFYGTKSNAYRMAMQAVDRAGKFATRDRRQKKRQFRSLWIVRINAAVHQYGLSYNHFISGLKAAGCELDRKVLAQLAASADPKAFAGLVDLAKQALSQAPQASPAPAKA
- the pheT gene encoding phenylalanine--tRNA ligase subunit beta, which translates into the protein MKFSYAWLGEYVELPAVSPAAVEQLANDLTSVGLSLEGHELLDGDAVLDVEVTSNRPDCMNHLGLAREIAVKRGTTLRQPVFSFTESLSPNGPRASVQLDDSEGCPRFVARVIRGVKIGPSPDWLVRRLEAIGSRPINNVVDATNFCLWECGQPMHAYDLATVPGGELHVRRARAGEKVVTLDGKERELDLEILVIADRTRAIGLAGIMGGLDTEVTQRTSDVLLECAHFDRRRIRIGAKRLGMHTDASHRFERGADFEICDEASRRCAALIAEIAGGTVEGPGVDVVATHPAPVSWRLSGPELERFGGTTVADSEIERILTGLGFAPARRGERIWEGSVPSWREVDFEPRGDRLPAREAWRQDLFEEVWRQAGLDMIPATLPALGGVDSGENAEHDRRDRLRDRLAAWGYAEAIHYAFGERRADSAFPRLVGEGEPIALANPLSELYAVMRRSLVPNLAAAAEFNANRGARSVRLFESGHLFPGSGMPEVEALAMVTGGSDGGPWDRRAESDLLGLKGEIEALLADLGVDAQVAPAELPGVTPGTGASLSLGGEAVGWFGRLQAFDGAFPLFAAELLLDRLPLHGDRIRVEPPSRFPGIDADLTLTHALDLPWRDLAAAIGEARVEDLARFHLKDRYQGKGIPAGAVATTIAFHYNAPERSLTQEEVNQRHQALAGDLERRFGVDRRSGAEEGR
- the pheS gene encoding phenylalanine--tRNA ligase subunit alpha, which produces MSGPGATNEPVPTPEELERLAAEAEAAISQAGDRAAWDALRVAWIGARSGRLKELQALVPKAPDKRAFGAAFNALRLRIEAALAARDADLTRLEEEARLRATRVDVTLPGRRPATGSLHPVTLVSREIEAVFRALGYSVAEGPEIEDDRYNFALLNFPDDHPARDAQDTLFVEDGRLLRTHTSPVQIRTMLARKPPIRVICPGRVYRNDNDLRHSPMFHQVEGLCVAEGITMGDLKGTLEAFITRLFAPDTRVRLRPSYFPFTEPSCEVDITCQICKGKGCATCSSTGWMEILGAGMVDPRVLANCGIDPDRYSGFAFGLGLDRVAMNKYGIPNIRSLFESDERLLRQVRG
- the rpmI gene encoding 50S ribosomal protein L35, which produces MATQKKKTHRGAAKRFKLTANGKLMRGQSGKRHILTKKSRTRKRRLSREVVQGGALGKTIAAMIS